The proteins below come from a single Mustela erminea isolate mMusErm1 chromosome 14, mMusErm1.Pri, whole genome shotgun sequence genomic window:
- the SLC35G1 gene encoding solute carrier family 35 member G1: MRPLDSSRAAEVPEPGLRLTDDAPQGAIEEPAAAEAAGTPGTGRCWLFGSSPCGLCAPQEAKKKAPCPGLGLFYTLLSAFLFSVASLFVKKVQDVHAVEISAFRCVFQMLVIIPCLIYRKTGFLGPKGQRIFLLLRGVLGSTAMILLYYAFQATSLADATVITFSSPVFTSIFACIFLKEKYSPWDALFTVFTITGVILIVRPPFLFGASAAGGGESYSLHLKGTIAAVAHAVFGALTLVILRKMGKSVDYFLSIWYYVILGLLESIIVLFIIGEWSLPYCGLDRLFLILIGLFGLGGQVFLTKAIQIEKAGPVAIMKTMDVVFAFIFQIIFFNDVPTWWTVGGALCVIASSTGAAVRKWCQGSK, encoded by the exons ATGCGGCCCCTGGACAGCTCCCGGGCAGCCGAGGTGCCAGAGCCCGGGCTGCGGCTGACGGACGACGCGCCGCAGGGCGCGATCGAGGAGCCCGCGGCGGCCGAGGCAGCGGGGACGCCGGGTACCGGGAGGTGCTGGCTGTTCGGCTCCTCGCCGTGCGGCTTGTGTGCTCCGCAGG AAGCCAAGAAGAAAGCACCCTGTCCTGGACTTGGCTTGTTTTATACATTATTGTCCGCCTTCCTTTTCTCAGTGGCctctttatttgttaaaaaagtGCAAGACGTCCATGCCGTAGAAATTAGTGCATTCCGATGTGTGTTCCAAATGCTAGTCATTATCCCTTGCTTAATATACAGAAA AACTGGGTTTTTAGGCCCCAAAGGTCAACGAATTTTCCTCTTGCTCAGAGGAGTCCTGGGTTCTACGGCCATGATCCTACTGTACTACGCTTTCCAGGCAACATCTCTCGCCGACGCCACTGTCATCACGTTTAGCTCGCCCGTGTTCACGTCTATCTTTGCTTGCATATTTCTCAAGGAGAAATACAGCCCTTGGGATGCCCTCTTCACCGTCTTCACCATCACCGGCGTGATCCTTATCGTGAGGCCCCCGTTTCTGTTTGGCGCCAGCGCCGCGGGCGGGGGCGAGAGCTACTCCCTTCACCTCAAGGGCACGATTGCGGCGGTGGCGCACGCTGTGTTCGGCGCCCTGACCCTGGTCATCCTCAGAAAGATGGGGAAGTCTGTGGACTACTTCCTGAGCATCTGGTATTACGTCATCCTCGGGCTCCTGGAGAGCATCATCGTCCTCTTCATCATCGGGGAATGGAGTCTGCCGTACTGCGGCTTGGACAGGCTGTTTCTCATCCTCATCGGCCTGTTTGGTTTGGGGGGTCAGGTGTTTCTCACGAAAGCCATCCAAATAGAAAAAGCAGGGCCAGTGGCAATAATGAAGACTATGGACGTGGTCTTCGCGTTCATCTtccagattattttctttaacgATGTGCCCACGTGGTGGACGGTGGGCGGGGCCCTGTGCGTCATAGCCAGCAGCACCGGCGCGGCCGTGCGGAAGTGGTGCCAGGGTTCCAAATGA